ATACTGCTCTTTGTAATCTTTATCATCGTACAAATCCGCGTTCTCACGTAGTGCTTCCAGTTGTGGCCCAATACGGCGTGTACTATATACCAAAAGTAAAACTCCTTTTCCTGAACGATCAGGGACGGAAACTGTTTTATAAATAGGCGTTTTTTTACCCCTTTTGCCCTTTTTATAACCCACAACCTCGGTACGGCGCTTGTCGGCCAGCGAGTTACAGTGGATAGATATGAACAAATTTCCTTTGTTTGAATTGGCAATATCGGCACGTGTTTTAAAAGGTACGTCAGCCTCTGTTGGCCTGGTCATTACCACTTTTACCTGCGGTAAAGAATTTTCTATTGCTTTTTGTAATTTAAGTGCTATTTGCAGCGTTACATTACTTTCGTAAGAAAACGATCCGTTTGAGCCTGATCTGGTACCGTTTGGGCGGGTGCCGTGGCCAGCATCTACAATGATAGTTTTTATCTTAAAACTGTTATTTACAACCGTATCTTTTTGTGCAGAATAAGATGTGAATGGAATAAATGATAAGCATAAAAATAATGCCACCGAACCGAAAATCAACTTTTTGAACCTGTTCAATATTTTATTT
This portion of the Inquilinus sp. KBS0705 genome encodes:
- a CDS encoding N-acetylmuramoyl-L-alanine amidase, coding for MKNKILNRFKKLIFGSVALFLCLSFIPFTSYSAQKDTVVNNSFKIKTIIVDAGHGTRPNGTRSGSNGSFSYESNVTLQIALKLQKAIENSLPQVKVVMTRPTEADVPFKTRADIANSNKGNLFISIHCNSLADKRRTEVVGYKKGKRGKKTPIYKTVSVPDRSGKGVLLLVYSTRRIGPQLEALRENADLYDDKDYKEQYNGFDPEDPSSVILMEAFKNKYRRQSIHFANMIEKEFTDGDGRVSEGVREQVLFVLDHTAMPSVLVETGYINNPDDEEYLNSEEGQNQIVASIVRAINNYKKEVEQ